The proteins below come from a single Iocasia fonsfrigidae genomic window:
- a CDS encoding amidohydrolase has product MKTIFRNGKIYTMKNQETVNNPLQAMVVKDDYILDLGTEQYIMGKYLNNKCRVVDLREKTVIPGFNDAHLHIYQYALSNSKIRLNAVTGIEDISRRIKNYIKDRNIVPGKWIEGSGWNDKDFTTPGLPEKEELDLIAPENPLILKRACYHVALVNTRALEICQIDKKTPDPAGGKIERDNQGSPTGVLYDDAIDLVENKIPQKNIKQTKELLQQGFEAAARTGLSSLQTDDFLNIKDPSIILQAYQELAEENKLPLRINLQLRVNQAEEIIKFSRQGIKTGRGNIFFKYGPIKIIADGSLGACTAALRQPYFNKSTKGDLLLSQTDLNRLVSTAYKEDCQVAVHAIGDAAVEMAANSFSRIKTINNPRPIIVHAQLGSPSIYQKMARNKVIAAVQPIFLATDWPIIEDRVGTDRSFHSYAWQSMQQSGIKICGSSDAPIEPFNPLYGIYAAVTRHDLAGNPQGGWHPAEQLSVYDAVKIFTVNPAYQSFEEGIKGTLEIGKLADFTVLSEDIFHLDREKIKDITILGTYVGGKAVYKAKT; this is encoded by the coding sequence ATGAAAACGATCTTTAGAAACGGCAAAATCTATACTATGAAAAACCAGGAAACTGTAAATAATCCCCTGCAGGCAATGGTAGTTAAAGATGACTATATTCTTGACCTGGGAACTGAGCAATACATAATGGGAAAATATCTAAATAATAAATGTAGGGTTGTTGACCTAAGAGAAAAGACAGTGATTCCTGGTTTTAATGATGCCCATCTCCACATTTATCAATATGCCTTATCAAATAGTAAGATAAGACTAAATGCTGTCACTGGAATAGAAGATATCTCCAGGAGAATTAAAAATTATATTAAGGATAGAAATATAGTACCAGGCAAGTGGATTGAGGGAAGTGGCTGGAATGATAAAGACTTTACTACACCAGGCTTACCAGAAAAAGAAGAACTTGATCTAATAGCCCCTGAAAACCCGTTAATACTGAAAAGGGCCTGTTATCATGTAGCACTGGTAAACACCAGAGCCCTGGAAATCTGCCAGATTGATAAAAAGACCCCGGATCCAGCCGGAGGCAAAATAGAACGTGACAACCAGGGCAGTCCTACAGGTGTTTTGTATGATGATGCCATTGACCTGGTAGAAAATAAAATACCACAAAAAAATATTAAACAGACCAAAGAATTACTACAACAGGGTTTTGAAGCAGCTGCCAGAACAGGACTTAGCTCCCTCCAGACTGATGATTTCCTTAATATAAAAGACCCCTCAATAATCTTACAAGCCTACCAGGAACTTGCTGAAGAAAACAAACTACCTCTCAGAATCAACCTTCAATTAAGAGTTAACCAGGCAGAAGAGATAATTAAATTCAGTAGACAGGGTATTAAAACAGGTAGAGGAAACATTTTCTTTAAATACGGGCCTATTAAAATAATAGCTGACGGCTCACTGGGGGCCTGTACCGCCGCCCTACGCCAACCTTATTTTAACAAAAGTACTAAAGGAGACCTTTTATTAAGTCAGACTGATCTAAATAGACTGGTATCTACTGCCTATAAAGAAGACTGTCAAGTTGCAGTTCATGCCATTGGAGATGCTGCAGTTGAAATGGCTGCCAATTCCTTTAGCCGGATAAAAACCATTAATAACCCCAGACCCATTATCGTTCATGCCCAGCTAGGCAGTCCCTCAATATACCAAAAGATGGCCCGAAATAAAGTGATTGCTGCTGTACAACCTATTTTCCTGGCAACAGACTGGCCAATCATTGAGGACAGAGTTGGAACTGATAGGTCTTTCCACAGCTATGCCTGGCAGTCAATGCAACAGAGTGGAATTAAAATATGTGGTAGTTCTGACGCCCCTATCGAACCCTTTAACCCTCTTTATGGCATCTATGCTGCCGTAACCCGTCATGATTTAGCAGGTAACCCCCAGGGCGGCTGGCACCCAGCAGAACAACTATCAGTCTATGATGCTGTTAAAATCTTTACAGTTAACCCTGCCTATCAGTCCTTTGAAGAAGGTATTAAAGGAACCCTTGAAATAGGCAAACTGGCAGATTTTACTGTCCTTTCAGAAGATATTTTTCATCTTGACAGGGAAAAAATAAAGGATATAACAATCCTGGGTACTTATGTAGGTGGTAAAGCTGTTTATAAAGCTAAAACATAA
- a CDS encoding small, acid-soluble spore protein, alpha/beta type → MARIMSDRTKYELAEELGFGHKVKDGDWGNITTREAGLLVKAAVAKAEEMMAHSNRQ, encoded by the coding sequence GTGGCACGAATAATGTCAGATAGAACCAAATATGAATTGGCTGAAGAGCTTGGATTTGGGCACAAGGTCAAAGATGGTGACTGGGGCAATATAACCACCCGTGAAGCCGGGCTGCTTGTCAAGGCTGCTGTAGCTAAAGCAGAGGAGATGATGGCCCACAGTAACAGGCAGTAG
- a CDS encoding helix-turn-helix transcriptional regulator has product MNKELVPINLAKLKKLRVEKGFTQQEMAEKLGYKGKSGYCQLENGTVKMTLEQAKKIAEILGDDIEKIFF; this is encoded by the coding sequence GTGAACAAGGAGCTGGTCCCCATTAATTTAGCAAAACTTAAAAAGCTAAGGGTAGAAAAGGGTTTTACTCAACAGGAGATGGCTGAAAAGTTAGGCTATAAAGGGAAGAGTGGTTACTGTCAGTTAGAAAATGGCACTGTTAAAATGACCCTGGAGCAGGCCAAAAAAATAGCTGAAATATTGGGAGATGATATTGAAAAAATATTTTTTTAA
- a CDS encoding helix-turn-helix domain-containing protein, producing the protein MSLGNMIRKLRKEKNMTQTELGQKINVAKSTISQYENNINTPDIKTIQKLAKIFEVSISYLLEETTERNTYQINPELANCLTKVSERKDLQLLFEKTKDLSPKSIQQIIKIIQAIDPD; encoded by the coding sequence ATGTCACTAGGAAATATGATCCGCAAACTAAGAAAAGAAAAAAATATGACCCAGACTGAACTGGGTCAAAAAATAAATGTAGCCAAATCAACAATCTCACAATATGAAAACAATATTAATACACCAGACATAAAAACAATCCAAAAACTAGCTAAAATATTTGAAGTTTCTATCAGTTACCTATTAGAAGAAACCACAGAGCGCAATACCTACCAGATAAATCCGGAACTTGCTAACTGCCTTACTAAAGTCTCTGAACGAAAAGACCTCCAGCTCCTTTTTGAAAAAACCAAAGACCTCTCACCTAAATCTATTCAACAGATAATCAAAATCATTCAGGCCATTGACCCTGACTAA
- a CDS encoding HD domain-containing protein → MYKKEIINEMKNYFGDDHKRIQHALKVTSYAEKLISLHQEKDINQEVIIYSAILHDIGIKNAEKKYNSSAPKYQEIEGPPVARDILNRFPIEELIIKEVCEIIGNHHSPGKFNSNNFKILYDADWLVNLPDEYDLSAKNKEEIIRVIDKLYLSEAGKRLAKRQFLS, encoded by the coding sequence ATGTATAAAAAAGAAATTATCAATGAAATGAAGAACTACTTTGGTGATGATCACAAAAGAATTCAGCATGCCCTGAAAGTAACCAGTTATGCAGAGAAATTAATCTCCCTACACCAGGAAAAAGATATAAATCAAGAAGTTATTATCTATTCGGCTATTCTGCATGATATAGGGATTAAAAATGCAGAAAAGAAATACAACAGTTCGGCTCCTAAATACCAGGAAATTGAAGGGCCTCCTGTCGCCAGGGATATCTTAAACCGTTTTCCAATTGAAGAATTAATCATCAAGGAAGTCTGTGAAATCATTGGGAACCATCATTCCCCCGGGAAGTTTAATAGCAATAATTTTAAGATATTGTATGATGCTGACTGGCTGGTTAATTTACCAGATGAATATGACCTATCAGCCAAAAATAAAGAGGAAATTATCCGGGTAATAGATAAACTTTACTTAAGCGAAGCGGGAAAAAGACTGGCTAAAAGGCAATTCCTAAGTTAA
- a CDS encoding protein kinase domain-containing protein, producing MRIVNEVERWGKRFYELTDGQESSVAEAIFVTRKPRSRIMLDVKMGLEDIISKGNLLQHEAFIKYKSISMINDEYCLLKDEPGIYQPLTAYLREKSPSLVQRVKWVLTLAEVLKEAEEKGCNWTILGLKSLQVDKDGGLKVIDPAITGLTWQYREDEQQTYPEEVYQAVEVYKEKKWAEGSHIYNAGVIMYYLLTDRMPFNADDKSDLVDQIYNSIPVEPRYLSYQLSKPLNDFIMSTLKKDLSERLGDWDSFISQLRNLEEKGLLEGDLNQLKENQEKASQMIKKRKHRLSVRNFWRKKRAVITVVGGLLAFFVLLGFMGGSREPVVTEETTPSEVVEIFYQGIDQKDIFLVEDTNISDLGELDNLLNRNYVIERVRQAYSMADTEGFFGITDLEITKLADHLQPAFEVVYHLYINNPTDETNEDTGEPVMEKIIIDMKDRVLLGNVEGRWQIVELEGSIQSLIQGELGLES from the coding sequence ATGAGGATAGTTAATGAAGTGGAGAGGTGGGGGAAGAGGTTTTATGAATTGACAGATGGTCAGGAGAGTTCTGTGGCAGAGGCTATTTTTGTTACTCGTAAACCTAGGTCACGAATAATGCTTGATGTCAAGATGGGCTTGGAAGATATTATCAGTAAGGGGAATCTTCTACAACATGAGGCCTTTATCAAGTATAAAAGTATTAGTATGATTAATGATGAATACTGTCTCTTAAAGGATGAACCAGGTATTTATCAACCACTGACTGCTTATCTCAGGGAGAAATCCCCCTCACTGGTACAGAGGGTAAAATGGGTTTTAACACTGGCAGAAGTTTTAAAAGAGGCTGAAGAGAAGGGTTGCAACTGGACAATACTGGGGTTGAAATCACTCCAGGTTGATAAAGATGGTGGATTAAAGGTCATTGATCCTGCTATAACCGGGCTTACCTGGCAGTACAGGGAGGATGAACAGCAGACTTATCCTGAAGAAGTCTATCAGGCAGTTGAGGTATATAAAGAAAAGAAGTGGGCTGAAGGGTCACATATTTATAATGCAGGTGTTATTATGTATTATTTGCTGACAGACAGGATGCCTTTTAATGCTGATGACAAATCAGACCTGGTTGACCAGATCTATAATTCTATACCAGTGGAACCCCGCTATCTTAGTTATCAGCTCTCAAAGCCTCTCAATGATTTTATTATGTCTACCCTGAAGAAAGACTTAAGTGAGAGGTTAGGGGACTGGGATAGTTTTATCAGCCAATTACGAAATTTAGAGGAAAAGGGGCTTTTAGAGGGTGACCTTAATCAGCTAAAAGAGAATCAAGAAAAGGCTTCTCAAATGATTAAAAAAAGGAAACACAGGCTTAGTGTTAGAAACTTCTGGCGGAAAAAGCGGGCAGTAATTACTGTTGTAGGTGGTTTGCTGGCTTTCTTTGTCCTGCTTGGTTTTATGGGGGGCAGTAGGGAACCTGTTGTAACAGAAGAGACTACCCCGAGTGAGGTTGTAGAGATTTTCTATCAGGGAATAGACCAGAAGGATATTTTCCTGGTTGAAGATACTAATATCAGTGATCTGGGAGAACTGGATAATCTTTTGAACAGGAATTATGTTATAGAAAGGGTCAGACAGGCCTATAGTATGGCAGATACAGAAGGCTTTTTCGGTATAACAGATTTAGAGATTACTAAACTTGCTGATCATCTCCAACCAGCCTTTGAAGTTGTATATCACTTATATATAAATAATCCAACAGATGAAACTAATGAGGATACTGGGGAACCAGTCATGGAAAAGATAATTATAGATATGAAAGACAGGGTATTACTGGGTAATGTAGAAGGCCGCTGGCAGATAGTAGAGCTTGAGGGTAGTATCCAGAGCCTGATCCAGGGTGAACTGGGTCTGGAATCATAG
- a CDS encoding alanine/ornithine racemase family PLP-dependent enzyme, protein MENPRININLTQIRENAERVFENCRNNNISLTGVVKVGAGDIKLAQSFINGGIKSLGDSRLDNIRNLRRSGYQGETVLLRLPQLAEVTEVINYADLSLVSEVVTVKALSEAAVKVCKRHGIIVMIDVGDLREGILPDQIKDFFREIVNLPMLDIRGIGTNVGCYAGVLPTISNTEILVELAEELRDYYSLELPLISGGNTATTRLLSDNTLPEGINHLRIGEAILQGTDITNQRIIKDLQQNNFTMTASIIELKDKPSAPTGEVGYDAFGNIPVYEDRGVRKRAILAVGRQDVKLDGLIPVDEGIKVLGASSDHLLVDVTDKKGCLSTGDELEFYLDYGAILRLMTSPYVYKNYIMF, encoded by the coding sequence ATGGAAAATCCTAGAATAAATATAAATCTAACACAGATAAGAGAAAATGCAGAGAGGGTATTTGAAAATTGTAGGAATAATAATATATCACTTACCGGGGTTGTCAAAGTAGGGGCTGGGGATATTAAACTTGCTCAGTCTTTTATTAATGGAGGTATTAAGAGTCTGGGAGATTCCCGATTGGATAATATTCGCAATCTGCGCAGGAGTGGTTATCAGGGGGAAACAGTACTTTTGAGACTTCCTCAACTGGCAGAGGTGACTGAGGTAATTAATTATGCTGACCTTAGTCTAGTAAGTGAGGTAGTAACAGTAAAGGCCCTATCAGAGGCTGCTGTTAAGGTGTGTAAGCGACATGGTATTATAGTAATGATAGATGTTGGCGACCTGCGTGAGGGTATTTTGCCTGATCAAATAAAGGATTTTTTCAGAGAAATAGTTAATTTACCGATGTTAGATATCAGGGGAATCGGAACAAATGTAGGCTGTTATGCTGGTGTATTACCTACTATCAGCAACACAGAGATACTTGTTGAACTGGCTGAAGAATTAAGGGATTATTACAGCCTTGAACTGCCGCTTATTTCAGGGGGGAATACGGCTACTACTAGACTCCTTAGTGATAATACCCTACCTGAAGGGATAAATCACCTGAGAATAGGTGAAGCAATCTTACAGGGTACAGATATTACCAACCAGCGAATTATTAAAGACTTACAGCAGAATAATTTTACTATGACAGCCTCAATTATTGAACTCAAAGATAAACCCTCTGCACCTACGGGAGAGGTGGGCTATGATGCCTTTGGAAACATACCTGTTTATGAAGATAGGGGAGTAAGAAAAAGGGCTATTCTGGCAGTAGGCAGACAGGATGTTAAGTTAGATGGTCTTATCCCTGTTGATGAAGGAATAAAAGTATTGGGGGCCAGTAGTGATCATTTACTGGTAGATGTGACAGATAAAAAAGGTTGTTTATCTACTGGTGATGAGTTGGAATTTTATTTAGATTATGGTGCTATACTAAGATTGATGACTTCACCATATGTCTATAAGAATTATATTATGTTTTAG
- a CDS encoding glucose-6-phosphate isomerase (catalyzes the formation of D-fructose 6-phosphate from D-glucose 6-phosphate) — translation MAKRFNDNEWTNKMRIKLDVNNMFAERVGPEHGFTREEITALSDKVEEAHNNIKQAKPGFMDLPYEQTEIVREIKEFAAKKQGEFDNFVVLGIGGSALGNIALQTALNDPYYNYRNDKRGGCCRLFVPDNVDPVRFKSLLETLDLKKTVFNVISKSGGTAETMSQYLIARKAVAEVVGEDKVEKHFIATTSANSGYLIEISKREDFKTFYIPDNVGGRFSVLTPVGLVSAAFCGIDIEELLAGAAYMDKLCQSSDLWQNPAYLNGVLQYMSYKEGKPLSVMMPYAHALKDMADWYRQLWAESLGKEVDREGNVINVGPTPIKALGATDQHSQVQLYTEGPFDKVITFLEVEDYGVEIEIPAVYQDIQGVSYLGGHTLNELIRTEKNATELALSKRGRLNSTIILPEVNEFTMGQLIYMLELQTALVGELFNINAFNQPGVELGKHYTYGVLGREGYDDKKQEYDERPKKDKDLII, via the coding sequence ATGGCTAAGAGGTTTAATGACAACGAGTGGACAAATAAAATGAGAATAAAACTGGATGTTAATAATATGTTTGCCGAAAGGGTTGGCCCTGAACATGGCTTTACAAGGGAAGAGATAACAGCCTTGTCAGATAAGGTAGAAGAGGCCCATAATAATATTAAACAGGCTAAACCAGGTTTTATGGATCTTCCGTATGAACAGACTGAAATTGTCAGAGAGATTAAAGAATTTGCAGCTAAAAAACAGGGTGAGTTTGATAATTTTGTTGTATTGGGTATTGGGGGTTCTGCCCTTGGTAATATAGCCCTACAGACTGCTTTAAATGACCCTTATTATAATTACAGAAATGATAAAAGGGGTGGCTGCTGTCGTTTGTTTGTTCCGGATAATGTTGATCCTGTAAGATTCAAGAGCTTATTAGAGACACTTGATTTAAAGAAAACGGTTTTTAATGTTATCTCTAAATCAGGTGGTACTGCAGAAACCATGAGTCAGTATCTTATTGCTCGTAAGGCCGTTGCTGAAGTAGTAGGTGAAGATAAGGTAGAGAAACATTTTATTGCCACTACAAGTGCAAATTCAGGTTATCTTATTGAAATATCTAAGAGAGAGGATTTTAAGACCTTTTATATCCCTGATAATGTTGGAGGACGTTTTTCTGTATTAACACCTGTTGGTCTGGTATCAGCCGCCTTTTGCGGAATAGATATTGAGGAGTTACTAGCTGGTGCTGCCTATATGGATAAGCTCTGTCAGAGTAGTGACTTGTGGCAAAACCCGGCCTATCTTAATGGGGTATTACAATATATGTCTTATAAAGAAGGGAAACCTCTCTCTGTTATGATGCCATATGCACATGCCCTAAAGGACATGGCTGACTGGTACCGTCAGTTGTGGGCAGAATCACTAGGTAAGGAAGTTGATCGGGAGGGTAATGTTATTAATGTTGGGCCTACACCGATTAAGGCCCTGGGGGCTACTGATCAGCATTCCCAGGTTCAACTCTATACAGAAGGACCCTTTGATAAGGTTATTACCTTCCTGGAAGTAGAGGATTATGGGGTTGAGATTGAAATACCAGCTGTTTATCAGGATATTCAGGGGGTATCATATCTAGGTGGACATACCTTGAATGAACTGATTAGGACTGAAAAAAATGCTACTGAACTGGCCCTGAGCAAAAGAGGGCGTCTAAATTCAACTATTATACTCCCTGAGGTTAATGAGTTTACCATGGGGCAGCTGATATATATGCTTGAATTGCAGACTGCTCTGGTTGGTGAGTTGTTTAATATAAATGCTTTTAATCAACCTGGTGTGGAATTAGGCAAACATTATACCTATGGTGTACTGGGGCGCGAGGGTTATGATGATAAGAAACAGGAGTATGATGAGAGGCCTAAAAAAGATAAGGATTTAATTATATAA